In one window of Candidatus Binatota bacterium DNA:
- a CDS encoding sodium:solute symporter family protein, producing the protein MTGTVLPFGPGGLAVVGLYLASLLVVGWLGHRARREDSLRDFYLGGGSIGFTVLVLTLYATQYSGNTMFGFTGKAYRIGWTWLSSVHFMTAIIVGYLLFAPWLHRLAQRQQFITPADFLRHRYGNRGIDLLAPLVMTLALANYLLAQLVAMGRAMQGLTTADPVVAFAWGVVLLAGIMLVYETMGGFRAVAWTDVIQGIALAIGFGALLVMVFSMWGWPGETTRVLLDGGEQLRARVLPPGARASRNWVSYVIIFGLGAALYPQAIQRIYAARSGAVLRRSLAVMVFLPLLSSLVAVTVGVTAAAHVPGLEGAAADRVLSVVFHQVQASSAFGYWLVVLLFAAVLGALMSTADSCLLTISSMITRDLYQGFLRPDAGQAHLTRVGKLVAWAMVAAAAGTAIWMEGQPGRPTLVRLLDMKFDMLVQLVPAFMLGMHWSRLGGNAVLAGMLAGLTLTFGLYGNATVDAWGVHHGLLGLLLNLAVAVTWSFARPGVQEREWTASRGYEDGRSHGTN; encoded by the coding sequence GTGACCGGCACCGTGTTGCCCTTCGGCCCGGGAGGGCTCGCGGTCGTGGGTCTCTACCTGGCCTCACTGCTCGTGGTGGGCTGGCTGGGGCATCGCGCGCGCCGCGAAGACTCGCTGCGCGACTTCTACCTGGGCGGCGGCAGCATCGGTTTCACGGTACTCGTGCTCACGCTCTACGCCACCCAGTACAGCGGCAACACCATGTTCGGCTTCACGGGCAAGGCCTACCGAATTGGTTGGACCTGGCTGAGTTCGGTTCACTTCATGACCGCCATCATCGTGGGCTACCTGTTGTTTGCCCCGTGGTTGCACCGACTGGCCCAGCGCCAGCAGTTCATTACCCCGGCCGATTTTCTTCGTCACCGCTACGGCAACCGCGGCATCGACCTGCTGGCGCCGCTGGTCATGACCCTGGCCCTGGCCAACTACCTGCTGGCCCAGCTGGTGGCCATGGGTCGCGCCATGCAGGGGCTTACCACTGCCGACCCGGTGGTGGCCTTTGCCTGGGGCGTCGTGTTGCTGGCCGGCATCATGCTGGTGTACGAAACCATGGGTGGCTTCAGGGCGGTGGCCTGGACCGACGTTATACAGGGCATAGCGCTGGCCATCGGTTTCGGCGCGTTGCTGGTGATGGTGTTCAGCATGTGGGGCTGGCCGGGCGAGACCACGCGCGTGTTGCTGGACGGCGGCGAGCAGTTGCGCGCGCGTGTACTGCCGCCGGGCGCCCGTGCGTCTCGCAACTGGGTGAGCTACGTCATTATTTTCGGCCTCGGCGCAGCGCTCTATCCCCAGGCCATACAGCGCATCTACGCGGCGCGCTCGGGCGCCGTGCTCAGGCGCAGCCTGGCGGTGATGGTTTTCCTGCCCTTGCTGAGTTCGCTGGTGGCTGTAACCGTCGGCGTGACCGCGGCCGCGCATGTGCCAGGGCTGGAGGGCGCGGCCGCCGACCGCGTGCTCAGCGTGGTGTTTCACCAGGTGCAGGCGTCGTCGGCCTTCGGCTACTGGCTGGTAGTGTTGTTGTTTGCCGCCGTGCTGGGCGCACTCATGTCGACGGCCGACTCCTGCCTGCTGACGATCTCGTCGATGATAACGCGTGACCTCTACCAGGGCTTCCTGCGCCCTGACGCCGGCCAAGCCCATCTCACGCGCGTGGGCAAGCTGGTGGCTTGGGCCATGGTGGCTGCGGCCGCGGGTACGGCCATCTGGATGGAAGGGCAGCCGGGGCGACCCACGCTGGTGAGGTTGCTCGACATGAAGTTCGACATGCTGGTGCAGTTGGTGCCGGCTTTCATGCTGGGAATGCATTGGAGCCGGTTGGGTGGCAACGCGGTGCTGGCCGGCATGCTGGCCGGGCTGACGCTCACCTTCGGCCTTTACGGCAACGCCACTGTAGATGCCTGGGGCGTGCACCACGGACTGCTCGGCCTGCTGCTCAACCTGGCGGTTGCGGTCACCTGGTCGTTTGCGCGGCCGGGCGTGCAGGAGCGAGAATGGACGGCGAGCAGGGGGTACGAAGATGGACGCAGCCACGGCACGAACTGA
- a CDS encoding fatty acid--CoA ligase — MDLEQQTIPGLVQAAAGRWGDSVAVEDNADGEITYRRLADDMMVASRAFIAAGVNKGDRVAVWAPNSYRWIAAALGLQAAGAVLVTLNTRLKGGEAGYILANSGARVLLTVNGFLGTDYTALLVDALDGAARDGGEEGTRRPVAGLPALERVLLLDGPPTPGADGWQDFLAGADGVSEQQARERLDELGGDDLSDLLFTSGTTGKPKGVMTAHGQNLRAFESWSEVVGLREGDRYLVVNPFFHSFGYKAGWLASFMRGATVLPETVFDVARVLERIERDRVSMLPGPPTLYQGLLSHPGLAQHDLSSLRLAVTGAAVIPVELVERMRDELGFDTVITGYGLTETCGIVTMCRFDDDPETIATTSGRAIPGVDVMCVGRMGDELPRGEPGEVVVRGYNVMRGYFDDPAATDETITNGWLHTGDVGVMDERGYLKITDRMKDMFIMGGFNCYPAEIENLMAANADLAQVAVVGVPDERMGEVGVAFVVLAEGSDLTSEAVVAWCRENMANYKVPRRVELVGDLPMNASGKVVKYQLRERVAGLR, encoded by the coding sequence TTGGATCTCGAACAGCAAACTATACCTGGGCTCGTACAGGCGGCCGCCGGTCGCTGGGGCGACTCGGTGGCGGTGGAGGATAACGCCGACGGTGAGATAACTTATCGCCGGTTGGCCGACGACATGATGGTGGCGTCGCGCGCGTTCATTGCCGCGGGCGTAAACAAGGGTGACCGCGTGGCGGTATGGGCGCCCAACAGTTATCGCTGGATAGCCGCTGCGCTGGGACTGCAGGCGGCCGGCGCGGTGCTGGTCACTCTCAACACCCGGCTCAAGGGTGGCGAGGCTGGCTATATTCTTGCCAACAGTGGCGCCCGGGTGCTGCTGACGGTAAACGGTTTTCTCGGCACCGACTACACCGCGCTACTTGTTGACGCGCTGGATGGCGCGGCCAGGGATGGCGGTGAAGAAGGCACGCGCCGCCCCGTGGCTGGGCTGCCGGCGCTCGAGCGCGTGCTCTTGCTCGATGGGCCGCCGACACCCGGGGCCGACGGCTGGCAGGATTTTCTCGCCGGCGCCGACGGGGTCAGCGAGCAACAGGCCCGGGAACGGCTGGACGAGCTGGGCGGCGACGATCTCTCCGACCTGCTGTTCACCTCGGGTACCACGGGCAAGCCGAAGGGCGTCATGACGGCGCACGGGCAGAACCTGAGAGCGTTTGAGAGCTGGTCTGAAGTCGTCGGCCTGCGCGAGGGCGACCGCTATCTCGTGGTTAACCCGTTTTTTCACAGCTTTGGCTACAAGGCCGGCTGGCTGGCGTCGTTCATGCGAGGGGCCACCGTGTTGCCCGAGACGGTGTTCGACGTTGCCCGGGTGTTGGAGCGGATAGAACGCGACAGGGTCAGCATGCTGCCCGGTCCGCCGACGCTGTACCAGGGCCTGCTGTCCCATCCCGGACTTGCGCAACACGACCTGTCGAGCTTGCGCCTGGCTGTCACCGGCGCGGCCGTCATACCGGTGGAGCTGGTTGAACGCATGCGCGACGAACTCGGCTTCGACACGGTCATTACCGGCTACGGGCTTACCGAGACCTGCGGCATTGTCACCATGTGTCGCTTCGACGACGACCCCGAAACCATAGCCACTACCTCGGGGCGCGCGATTCCCGGTGTAGATGTCATGTGCGTGGGCCGCATGGGCGACGAGCTGCCGCGCGGTGAGCCGGGAGAGGTCGTGGTGCGCGGTTACAACGTCATGCGCGGTTACTTCGATGACCCGGCGGCCACCGACGAAACGATAACCAACGGCTGGCTTCACACCGGCGACGTGGGTGTGATGGACGAGCGCGGCTACCTGAAGATAACCGACCGCATGAAAGACATGTTCATCATGGGCGGCTTCAACTGCTATCCGGCCGAGATCGAGAACCTGATGGCGGCCAACGCTGACCTCGCCCAGGTGGCGGTGGTTGGGGTGCCCGACGAACGCATGGGGGAGGTGGGCGTGGCCTTCGTGGTGCTGGCTGAGGGCTCGGACCTGACAAGTGAAGCGGTGGTGGCCTGGTGTCGCGAGAATATGGCCAACTACAAGGTGCCGCGCCGGGTCGAGTTGGTGGGCGATCTGCCGATGAACGCGTCGGGCAAGGTTGTAAAGTACCAGTTGCGCGAGCGCGTCGCGGGCCTCCGGTGA
- a CDS encoding crotonase/enoyl-CoA hydratase family protein — MSDYKYIRVDQEAHVAEVVLNRPKKLNAMPFELFYEIREAFGKLDRDESVRAIVLWAEGRLFTAGLDLKSEGAGGVVGGGNGDGKADRSEARSNLDMYGTVLKLQACFSAIQECRKPVIAAVHGKCIGGGVDLTTACDFRVCTEDAEFSIFETKIAIVADVGTLQRITAIVGKGMAREMAFTGGFFGADRALATGLVNRVYADKDRMLEGARATANEIAANSPLTVQGVKQVLNYSDEHTTDEGLDHVAHWNSSFMRSDDLAEAMQAFAEKRPPRFEGR, encoded by the coding sequence TTGAGTGATTACAAGTACATCCGGGTAGACCAGGAAGCCCACGTGGCCGAGGTTGTGCTCAATCGGCCCAAGAAACTTAACGCGATGCCGTTCGAGCTTTTCTACGAAATCCGCGAGGCTTTCGGCAAGCTCGATCGCGACGAGTCGGTGCGGGCCATCGTGTTGTGGGCCGAGGGTCGACTGTTTACTGCCGGGCTGGATCTCAAGAGCGAGGGTGCCGGGGGCGTGGTCGGTGGCGGCAACGGTGACGGCAAGGCTGATCGTAGCGAGGCGCGCAGCAACCTCGACATGTACGGCACGGTTCTGAAGTTGCAGGCCTGCTTCAGTGCCATACAGGAATGTCGGAAGCCGGTGATCGCGGCGGTGCACGGTAAGTGCATCGGCGGGGGTGTGGACCTTACAACCGCCTGCGACTTTCGCGTGTGCACCGAGGACGCGGAGTTCTCGATATTCGAAACAAAGATAGCCATCGTCGCCGACGTGGGCACCCTGCAGCGCATAACAGCCATCGTGGGCAAGGGCATGGCGCGAGAGATGGCGTTTACCGGTGGGTTTTTCGGCGCCGACCGCGCGCTGGCAACCGGCCTGGTCAACCGCGTGTATGCCGATAAGGACCGCATGCTCGAAGGCGCGCGCGCCACGGCCAACGAGATCGCGGCCAACTCGCCGCTCACCGTTCAGGGCGTCAAGCAGGTGCTCAACTATTCCGACGAGCACACGACCGACGAGGGACTCGACCACGTGGCGCACTGGAACTCCTCGTTCATGCGCAGCGACGATCTCGCCGAGGCCATGCAGGCCTTCGCTGAAAAACGCCCGCCGCGTTTCGAGGGTCGCTGA
- a CDS encoding glycosyltransferase produces the protein MSLEVTSQTPTQKTRPLVSVVIPVLNGEDTIARGIESVFAQDYPAIECIVVDDASQDSTADILRSFGDRITAVFNETNRGTAGAYNIGTARARGEFVLLMASDCHLTDPAYVSAAVSVLEDESIAGLCGQGVFSDLHTLNRVQRVFTVVNLLDVDDNPDDGLFEVSFIETRCDLVRKRALEEIGFWFEGLYNSTEDQDISARIRQLGYRLVQDKRLKFALDFGQTEDNLRKVIKKQYKYANGQGYIFLKYGLGHHLMTGNQDNRRSRILHRIVQVALGPIVAVGVVAGATGTPAIALLATALLAARGIYYWRSSARWLKGAERLFCAGLGLVCDLTYGLSFLAALVTWAISDPRIVRFGRPMAGDSRPGS, from the coding sequence ATGTCACTAGAAGTTACTTCGCAAACACCTACACAGAAAACACGGCCACTGGTTTCGGTCGTCATCCCCGTGCTCAATGGTGAGGACACCATAGCCAGGGGCATAGAATCGGTATTCGCGCAGGACTACCCCGCCATCGAGTGCATTGTGGTCGACGACGCATCGCAGGACTCGACGGCCGATATCCTGCGTTCTTTCGGCGACCGCATAACGGCCGTATTCAACGAAACCAATCGCGGCACCGCTGGCGCCTACAACATCGGCACCGCCCGCGCCCGGGGCGAATTCGTGCTGCTCATGGCCAGTGACTGTCACCTGACCGACCCGGCCTACGTGTCGGCAGCCGTGAGCGTACTCGAAGACGAAAGCATAGCCGGACTCTGCGGCCAGGGTGTATTCAGCGACCTGCATACGCTCAACCGCGTGCAACGGGTGTTCACTGTCGTGAACCTGCTCGACGTCGACGACAACCCCGACGACGGACTCTTCGAGGTCAGCTTCATCGAAACCCGCTGCGACCTGGTGCGCAAGCGAGCGCTCGAAGAAATAGGGTTCTGGTTCGAGGGTCTTTACAACTCCACCGAGGACCAGGACATCTCGGCCCGGATACGCCAGCTGGGTTACCGCCTGGTGCAGGACAAGCGACTCAAGTTCGCGTTGGACTTCGGCCAGACCGAGGACAACCTGCGCAAGGTAATAAAGAAACAGTACAAGTACGCCAACGGGCAAGGTTACATCTTCCTCAAGTACGGACTTGGCCACCACCTGATGACCGGTAACCAGGACAACCGCCGCAGCCGTATCCTTCATCGTATCGTGCAGGTAGCCCTCGGCCCGATCGTGGCCGTTGGAGTGGTGGCCGGCGCCACAGGCACCCCGGCGATCGCCTTACTCGCCACCGCCCTGCTGGCTGCACGCGGGATCTACTACTGGCGCAGCTCGGCCCGCTGGCTGAAGGGTGCCGAGCGCCTGTTCTGCGCTGGTCTGGGCCTGGTCTGTGACCTGACCTACGGCCTGAGTTTTCTGGCCGCGCTGGTGACCTGGGCCATAAGCGATCCCCGCATAGTGCGCTTCGGCCGACCGATGGCAGGCGACAGCAGACCAGGATCATGA